The segment ATTGATGATCGGATTCATAACCTGGGAGATGTTGAACGGATAGAAGTGGATACCCAAAAGAATGATTCAGTTGACATCTGGTCAAGAAGAACGTATCTGACCTTCTCTCCTAAATCACCTTTTAATGGGACAACATTCAATATTGAACCAAAAGAATCCTATCCTCCTGGAAGTACCTTCACTCTGGGAATGAATGTTTGGGGTATATCACAGAAGGATAAGAATAAGCCTCAAATTCGTATTTGCCTAGATCAGGGAGATACGACACTGGTGATTAATGATCAGATTATGCGGGATGGATATCACCAGACAAAGCTTAAAAGTGTAGCAACAAAACGTATAAAGCGTGTATATGGATTCATCTATCTGAACAATCACGATATGGATTATTATAAAATCTATACAGACAGCATTTCTCTTATGCGCTACAACTACAAGTCTATAGGATTTGAAAGTGCCAAGGATATCAAACCAAAAGAAAATTAATCTTTTTACAGCGAACTATGTCACGTTGGGCTGCTCATTTTGTGATCGTCGGAGAAACCATATATCGTATGCACTGCTTGGAAATGGCATCAAGCGGTGATCTGCAAAAGATATTTCCGTTAACAGAAGAAATAGCTGGAACGTCTTTTCTTGATGGAGTATTATTGGCTGTAACAGCTTCCTCTGTACTAACAGAAAAAGAGATCTCCCAACTGTTATGGCGTAAAAAGATATCTGAATATCCTATGCTGTTATCCTATTTACAGCAACAATCATTTGTGGCCCCTGCACTTGGAGAAAAGATTCGACTATTTCACATCCAACTTCATCCGCTCGCGGCGTCTGAACTCAGCACAAACAACAGCCGTAGCAATTGCCACATTGAGTGATTCAGCTGTCTCTCTATACGACGGATAATTAGGAATATAAAGTCTTTCACTTACAAGTTCTCCGATTTCTGGCCGGATACCGTTTCCTTCGTTCCCCATCAGAACAATCCCCTGAGACGTAAGTGTACGTTCATACATATTTTCTCCATCCAAGAAAGTTCCATAAACAGGAACTGCTTGTTCCTTGCAATTAGTTAAATAAGCCGTCAGATCTGTATAATAGACTTTTACATGAGCCAAAG is part of the Parabacteroides sp. AD58 genome and harbors:
- a CDS encoding DUF4296 domain-containing protein, which gives rise to MYKHWFIYGLTSLCALSACSPVPDNILSQNEMRAVLADMQIAEAIINGDQETYKDDAKKLALYESVFNKYHITQAEYDSSLTWYAQNLDIYMRVYNLVSEDIDDRIHNLGDVERIEVDTQKNDSVDIWSRRTYLTFSPKSPFNGTTFNIEPKESYPPGSTFTLGMNVWGISQKDKNKPQIRICLDQGDTTLVINDQIMRDGYHQTKLKSVATKRIKRVYGFIYLNNHDMDYYKIYTDSISLMRYNYKSIGFESAKDIKPKEN